Proteins from a genomic interval of Diospyros lotus cultivar Yz01 chromosome 6, ASM1463336v1, whole genome shotgun sequence:
- the LOC127804651 gene encoding uncharacterized protein LOC127804651 — protein MALEQALEELQLLESQHPNRFHYLKLELKSFISFLQSQTIGSIAAPVPPASSTASDRASSTGKKRKRCSSGMGIRMVQKVERADDGVEVAIERARACLRKIQQFKTSCFH, from the exons ATGGCGCTGGAACAAGCTCTGGAAGAGCTGCAACTACTCGAATCGCAGCATCCGAACCGGTTCCACTACCTAAAGCTGGAGCTCAAATCCTTCATATCCTTTCTTCAGTCCCAAACCATTGGTTCCATCGCCGCTCCAGTTCCGCCGGCGTCTTCCACGGCCAGCGATCGAG CTTCATCAACGggtaagaagaggaagagatgtTCCAGTGGGATGGGGATCAGAATGGTGCAGAAAGTTGAGCGGGCTGATGATGGGGTCGAGGTTGCCATTGAAAGGGCTCGAGCTTGCCTCCGGAAGATTCAGCAGTTCAAAACCAGCTGCTTTCATTGA
- the LOC127803023 gene encoding uncharacterized protein LOC127803023, with translation MSTKITCSSSSWSKEQDKAFEIGVAVYPEDSVDRWGKIAAMVPGKTVSEIKHHYSILEKDINAIDSGYVPLPHHVSSFEDSAHHSGNSGVLSLLGNSDVVNHSNNSDVVKVGSQGRQMQINFSDGGKLLQSNWDQNKAKPWTEEEHWLFLQGLEKHGRGDWKSISQHFVISRTPKQVASHAQKYFMRQISLNKESRNASIRDKTNTDGGETSTPRKSITGGSSISSEKEASSDDISALGPPTIDQSHGTEAQLLPAIEPPSKLPSPEKQLSDCPSSGDVSTFVPPTTVQCVDSDTELFLAADFPLEPPCPEVQLSDCPPPGEFIYDTRVPIFKSIIIEEASSDDIRTFAPPPIVESIDNQLLPVVHSSLKLPSPEGQVSDCPSPVELIYDPRVPVLESIISGKEAFSDDISTFVPSIVVESVATRLLPAVNPPPLKLPCTEERLPDCPSPVEFIYDTRAPIPESSLLPGALANLDSAPYLWYLGWN, from the exons ATGAGCACTAAAATTACATGCAGTAGCTCCTCTTGGAGTAAAGAGCAGGACAAGGCATTTGAGATTGGCGTGGCGGTCTATCCCGAGGATTCTGTTGATCGATGGGGGAAGATTGCAGCAATGGTCCCTGGGAAAACAGTTTCGGAGATCAAACACCATTATTCTATTTTAGAAAAAGATATCAATGCCATTGATTCGGGTTATGTCCCTTTGCCTCACCATGTCTCTTCCTTTGAGGATTCAGCACATCATTCAGGCAATTCTGGTGTTCTTAGTCTTTTGGGCAATTCTGATGTTGTTAATCATTCAAACAATTCTGATGTTGTCAAAGTGGGGAGCCAAGGTAGacaaatgcaaattaatttcaGTGATGGAGGGAAATTGTTGCAATCAAATTGGGACCAGAACAAGGCAAAACCTTGGACCGAAGAGGAACACTG gtTATTTCTTCAGGGATTGGAGAAACATGGAAGAGGCGATTGGAAAAGCATATCCCAACACTTTGTGATATCCAGAACACCTAAACAGGTGGCCAGCCATGCACAGAAATATTTCATGCGCCAAATTTCGTTAAACAAAGAATCAAGGAATGCAAGCATCCGTGACAAAACCAATACTGATGGAGGAGAGACATCAACTCCAAGAAAATCAATCACAGGGGGATCCAGCATAAGTTCTGAGAAGGAAGCTTCCTCTGATGACATTAGTGCACTCGGTCCTCCTACTATTGACCAGTCCCATGGGACTGAGGCCCAGCTCCTTCCAGCAATTGAGCCTCCATCAAAGCTTCCTTCCCCAGAAAAGCAGCTTTCTGATTGCCCTTCCTCTGGTGATGTTAGCACATTTGTTCCTCCTACTACTGTCCAGTGTGTTGACAGTGACACTGAGCTCTTTCTAGCAGCTGACTTTCCATTAGAGCCTCCATGCCCAGAAGTGCAACTTTCTGATTGTCCTCCCCCTGGGGAGTTCATTTATGATACCAGAGTGCCAATCTTCAAATCCATCATAATTGAGGAGGCTTCCTCTGATGACATTAGGACATTTGCTCCTCCTCCTATTGTCGAGTCCATTGACAATCAGCTCCTTCCAGTAGTTCACTCCTCATTGAAGCTTCCATCCCCAGAAGGGCAGGTTTCTGATTGCCCTTCCCCTGTAGAGCTCATTTATGATCCCAGAGTGCCAGTTCTCGAATCCATCATAAGTGGGAAGGAAGCTTTCTCTGATGATATTAGCACATTTGTTCCTTCTATTGTTGTTGAGTCTGTTGCCACCAGGCTCCTTCCAGCAGTCAACCCTCCTCCATTGAAGCTTCCTTGCACCGAAGAGCGACTTCCTGATTGCCCTTCCCCTGTGGAGTTCATTTATGATACCAGAGCGCCAATTCCCGAATCATCACTGTTACCTGGTGCCCTTGCAAACTTGGATTCAGCACCTTATCTGTGGTATCTGGGCTGGAACTGA
- the LOC127803714 gene encoding NDR1/HIN1-like protein 6, translating to MADHQRIHPANDVEAPQAPTAPLVARGSSKSDKGDPVEEHPHPPFGHAIPPAPSKPPKKRSCCCKCLCWTICLLILFVIIIGILVGIFFLVFRPKIPKYSIDSLRTTQFTLSNNMSLYASFDVNITSRNPNKKIGIYYEGGSHIKVYYTGIQLCQGSLPKFYQGHRNTTVITVTMTGQTQNATDILQSLQAQQQTGSIPLYLRAKVPVKIKLGSLKLPKWKFSARCNLVVDSLDADNTIRIRSSSCKFRLRL from the coding sequence ATGGCTGATCACCAGCGAATCCATCCCGCCAACGATGTCGAGGCACCACAGGCGCCCACCGCTCCACTTGTTGCGCGTGGCTCCTCCAAGTCCGATAAAGGCGACCCGGTGGAGGAGCACCCACACCCACCATTTGGGCATGCCATTCCGCCAGCACCTTCAAAACCACCTAAGAAGAGAAGCTGCTGCTGTAAATGTTTGTGCTGGACGATATGTCTCCTCATTCTGTTTGTCATCATCATTGGCATTCTTGTTGGAATCTTCTTCTTAGTCTTCCGACCAAAGATACCCAAGTACTCGATAGATAGCCTTAGAACAACTCAATTCACTCTTAGCAATAACATGAGCTTGTATGCATCGTTCGATGTGAACAtaacttcccgaaatcctaacAAGAAGATAGGCATATACTATGAAGGTGGCAGCCATATAAAGGTTTATTACACGGGGATACAGCTTTGCCAAGGTTCTTTGCCAAAGTTCTACCAGGGTCACCGGAACACGACGGTGATCACTGTAACTATGACAGGACAAACACAGAATGCAACCGATATACTGCAGTCACTGCAGGCACAGCAGCAGACTGGAAGCATCCCATTGTATCTGAGGGCAAAGGTGCCAGTGAAGATCAAGCTTGGATCATTAAAGCTACCGAAATGGAAGTTCTCAGCTAGGTGCAACCTGGTGGTGGACAGCTTAGATGCTGATAATACTATTAGGATAAGGAGTAGCAGTTGTAAGTTCAGGCTTAGGCTCTGA